The following proteins are co-located in the Atribacteraceae bacterium genome:
- the hslV gene encoding ATP-dependent protease subunit HslV has product MVKTRSTTVLAVIRDGRGTMAGDGQVTMNEAIVKQGARKLHRLYNDKMLAGFAGAGADCLTLLERFEEKLNIYSGNLARSAVELAKTWRTDKVLRHLDALLMVMNSSQIFLLSGRGDVIEPDEGIIAIGSGGNYALAAARALLRNTSLSSEDIARQAMHIAAEICVYTNDRIVVESV; this is encoded by the coding sequence ATGGTCAAGACGCGATCGACAACGGTCCTAGCCGTAATCAGAGATGGCCGGGGAACGATGGCCGGAGACGGTCAAGTCACCATGAACGAGGCAATCGTCAAACAGGGCGCACGAAAACTTCACCGTTTATACAACGATAAAATGCTGGCCGGGTTCGCCGGCGCGGGAGCGGATTGCCTCACGCTTCTGGAGCGCTTCGAGGAAAAGCTTAATATATATTCTGGAAATCTCGCTCGATCGGCGGTCGAACTGGCCAAAACCTGGCGAACAGACAAGGTGCTCCGCCACTTGGATGCCCTACTGATGGTCATGAATTCGTCACAAATTTTTCTTCTTTCCGGACGGGGAGACGTCATCGAACCTGATGAAGGGATCATCGCCATCGGGTCCGGTGGAAACTATGCATTGGCCGCGGCCCGTGCTTTGCTTCGTAACACCAGCCTGAGCTCTGAAGATATCGCCCGGCAGGCTATGCATATCGCTGCAGAAATTTGTGTGTACACGAATGACCGAATTGTTGTAGAAAGCGTCTGA
- the hslU gene encoding ATP-dependent protease ATPase subunit HslU: MDKLEEALTPEDVVGELDKYIIGQEEAKKSVAIAFRNRIRRQSLPEEIAEEITPKNIIMIGPTGVGKTEIARRIAKLARAPFLKVEATKFTEVGYVGKDVESIVRDITELAVRMVKSEITQKQEKRGREAAEERILDVLLARGGTSEAPVQSDSREEGMDHRVDVVWTRDQDSFNRTREKFRERLLKGDLDDRMVEVEVEESTGPIEVMTGGGMESLGIDLKDVFGNIFPPRKKRKKVKIRDAREILFNQEIQKMIDMEEITREAIRRVEETGIVFIDEIDKITAGGSRETHGPDVSRGGVQRDLLPIVEGSTVLTKHGPVKTNHVLFIAAGAFSQAKPSDLLPELQGRFPIRVELSPLTEEDLYRILIEPYNSLVKQYQALLATEGVTIEIPEDALREISRISFGLNI; this comes from the coding sequence ATGGATAAGCTTGAGGAGGCTTTAACCCCCGAAGACGTGGTCGGGGAACTCGATAAGTACATTATCGGCCAGGAAGAAGCGAAAAAAAGCGTCGCTATCGCTTTTAGAAACAGAATACGCCGTCAATCGCTTCCGGAAGAGATCGCTGAGGAGATCACCCCGAAAAATATCATCATGATCGGGCCAACCGGGGTGGGAAAAACCGAGATCGCCAGACGGATTGCGAAGCTGGCTCGCGCCCCTTTTCTCAAGGTGGAAGCCACGAAATTTACCGAGGTTGGGTATGTAGGCAAGGATGTCGAGTCGATTGTCCGGGACATTACCGAACTGGCGGTTCGAATGGTCAAAAGTGAAATTACTCAAAAACAGGAAAAACGCGGTCGCGAAGCTGCTGAGGAGCGGATTCTCGATGTCCTGCTTGCCCGGGGAGGCACGTCGGAGGCGCCGGTTCAATCTGATTCCAGGGAGGAGGGCATGGATCATCGGGTCGATGTCGTCTGGACCCGGGATCAGGATTCTTTCAACAGGACCAGGGAAAAGTTCCGGGAACGATTGTTGAAGGGTGATTTGGACGATCGGATGGTCGAAGTCGAGGTTGAGGAAAGCACCGGTCCGATCGAAGTGATGACCGGAGGAGGAATGGAGAGTCTGGGCATCGATCTCAAGGACGTTTTCGGCAATATATTTCCTCCCCGGAAAAAAAGGAAAAAGGTTAAAATAAGGGATGCCCGGGAAATCCTCTTCAATCAGGAAATTCAAAAGATGATCGATATGGAGGAAATCACCCGGGAAGCCATCCGCCGGGTTGAAGAAACCGGAATTGTGTTCATCGATGAAATTGATAAGATCACCGCGGGAGGGAGCCGGGAAACCCATGGACCGGACGTTTCCCGGGGGGGCGTCCAACGCGATCTTCTCCCCATCGTGGAAGGATCAACCGTGCTTACCAAACATGGACCGGTCAAAACCAACCATGTCTTGTTTATCGCCGCCGGCGCCTTTTCACAGGCTAAACCTTCCGATCTCCTGCCCGAACTGCAAGGCCGCTTTCCAATCCGGGTTGAATTATCACCTCTTACCGAAGAGGATCTCTACCGGATCCTGATCGAGCCATACAATTCACTGGTTAAGCAGTATCAGGCTTTGCTGGCTACGGAAGGTGTCACCATTGAAATCCCGGAGGATGCCCTGCGGGAGATTTCCCGAATATCCTTTGGTTTGAACATAAA